TTGTTGATGTGAGGCAAACAAATTTGTGCCACTCAAAGAGCAGGAAGGTGCGTGTGTCGGGGCTGGGAAAAAAAACACCTGATAGATACCCCATCAAGATGGATAAATCGAATGAACAGGAGTCATTAGCAAGGGACACCGTGCTCCGTTCCGGTTCACTCACAATCAGTTTCGGTTTAGAGTTCATAGAAAAACGTGCCGCCATGAGGTTCAGTCGAAGTATAGAGGAATATCTGTCGAACTCTACCCTACATGGCGCCAGATTCATAGTGGACAAGGATGCCAGTTGGCTGGAGCGAATCTTTTGGGTCATTTGCCTGGTGGTCTCCTGGTACGCCTCCTGGTTGCTTATCAAAGCTTCGCTAAGTGAGTCGCCTACAGATCACGACACAGATAAGATGGCTCGGACTTACGGTGCATTTTGTGATACCTTTCAGGTGCCTTTGAGAATAATGCCATTAGCTTTGTGGTGGAAAGCTCGTATCGCGATTGGaatacaaattttccagcCATCATAGTGTGTGAATCGAAGAATATGGATCGCATACAGGAGGTGGCTGAACAGTAAGTAGAAACCGTATCAGGGAATTGTCCTTAAAGTCCCCAACTTCTCAGACTCTGGGGCGCTGATCATGACTTTACCTTGGAGGAGGTACTCAGTGAGATTGCCTTCTTCCGGGGCGAATCCTATCACACGGTCCACGAGTGCAGTGGCGAGGAGTCCACGGCCTCCTGTTTCTACTCGAACTTTTCGTACTATGCCCAGCTGGTGAGGAGCAGCTGTGTGGACTCCATCAGTAATTGTGAGTGGAACAACAAGCCCTTCGAATGCTGCAAGTACTTCCATCGCATGGAAACAGAGCTGGGCATATGCTATGCCATCAATTCTCTGCAGGCTGGGTGAGTGTGAGTCCTTCCAATGAATATGCTTTCTTCTCACAGAAGATGTATTATTGCAGAAAGAACAAAGGCCCCAAGCTGAATATGTATTCGAATCGTTATACTGGACCTGGAACACTCACAATGGAATTGCATACGGAGGCTACAGTGAGTTCTATAATCTTAATGAACAAAGAACAGTTCATAGAACTTGCCTCATAAAGATTATTTCCTTATTACAAAAGAGTTCATTATGTACCTAAAAGTCGGCTCATTTTCTCTTCAACAAAAGCAGGAATTTTAGGCATTAGAAATTTAATCCAAATGTCTGTGCCGTCTCTTTGAACAGGTCTTCATATTGGGCAACGAAGAAGTTCCCACTTTGGTCACGCCCAAAACGGATTTTCTAGTCGTGGGTCCCTATATATCCTTCACGTAGGTCTTCCTTATGATCCCAAGATAACTCtttatacaaaatttaaaCTCCTTAGACGCTATATCTCTAAGCGTGACATTGAAAACGATGAGGAGATCCGTCAGACGAGCGTCTATCAGCGTAATTGCCGTTTTGCCGATGAGAATATTCTAGGTGTCCACAATTATTATAGCTATAGTGCCTGCACGGTTCAGTGCCGCAAGGATCGCCAGATGGAGCTGTGCAACTGCTCCAGTCATCTGTCCCCCAACTCGCCCGACTGGCAGCTCTGCAATATGGATGGTCTCGAGTGCCTCAACAGGAACTATGAGGATCTTTCGGTGATCATTGCCAAATGGTCGAAGCGTCGTGGTCGCAAGGGTCTGGTCTGCGATTGTCTGCCCTCCTGCACGGAGGTGGATATAACTACAGTGTCTGACAGCAAGGACAACATGGTCGGGGAGCAGGATTCCGTCTCCCGCATTGAGGTGGGTCTCATAGAGCTGCCCACGGAGCGGTACAAGAGGAATTTAGTGCGTGGCAAATTGGATTTGGTCGGTGAGTGGGATCACCAGAGAACTTCGTAGGTTTTCTGTTTAATCTGGTTTAATTCCAGTGTCCATTGGTGGTACAACAGGACTATTTGTGGGGGCCAGTCTGCTTAGCTTCGTGGAGATCTTTTACTACATCACTATTCGTCCTTATACGACTTATATGGATGCTCGTTTGAAACGTATGGTTTTTGATTAAGAATGCTAGTTGATGTTCCACAAGTTCAATCATCATCTTCTCGTTTTGaattataaaatataattaaagttATTAATAAATCTATAGATCCCAAAATTAGCGGCAAATGATTTCTAGACTTTTATTTTGGGCTTCCTGTTGATAAGGATATTTGGAAACTAATTAGAAATGTGGATTGATGGGTCTAGAGGAACATAGATAAATTAATAGATGTGTAGATGCATATGGAATCTAAATCCATTTTTGTGTGCCTCTTCTTTAAATTCATTTAAACAAAATTATTTGCTTTCTTTCCGGATATTCCGTAATTTCTCCTAGTGCTCCGTAGTGCAACAGCAAACACACCCACTTACCTATATCTTATCGTATAGATCTCTAAATCATTTGCAGTGCTTATGCACCGCCAACATCTGTGCATGCAAATTTCTTGctaaaagaaaataaaaactgAGTAGAATTCTATTTTCGCTTAGTTGCTTACGACCGTCAGATGCTGCCACATTCTGCCGAGTGAAATTTTTTCGGAAAAGCGTgctcgagagagagagagaaagagaggaacATCGAACGTATACGTAACAagatattacgtatacgcaataTGCTGCTCAGCCGCCTCGAATGTGTGAAAATATTGGAAAATCTAACAAATTGCGAGAGCAAGCTGTTGGACTATCAGGTGGTTCGAGATGACACTGCAGTTGGGTATCTGGGGGATTACTATGCACTGACTATAAGCTACTGCAACGtgagtatctgtatctgtatctcaaCGAGACATTGTTGCCTTGGCAATCAGTGCAGAATGATATCAACTTTGTGTCCATATGTTTGTTTGTATAATTTAGCTTGCAAGTTTGTATCCATATATCAAAATGATAGTATAAAATTTGTCAGTATTTGTGGTGagaaaaagtaaaaaatagTAGATTATGGAAAACTTGACATTTTCTTTTAATAACTTCCAAAAAGGTTTCAAAAGAGTTACTTAGAAATAAATGAGTAGATAAATAGATAGATCAATCTCTCAATATATACATTTTCATATCTATATCTTACTAGATATAGGAAATATAAGCTAAAATACCCATTAAACTCTGATAATTAACCTTCATGTAGAATAAAAAGTGTAACGTAAATGTAAATTACATGACATGACTACTACATACAAGTTTTTACTTTAAATTTACATTTCATTGCATACTCTTGTGCATATGTTTTTGGTACTCAGTGGAATATCCACAGATATATATCTGATAGATAGATATGTGTAGATAGTTCTGTATATATATTATAGCTAAACGGATTTTTATTTCAGGCTGAACAAGAGGAAATCATCCAAAAAGCGCAGCTTTTCATCAAAACCCTGCCCCTAAAAAGCGCCGAAGTGGCCAAGGAGGCTATATTTCGTAAAGAGACATGGTTCTACGAGACAATGCTAAGCAAAATGCAGCAATACTGTGAGTAAAAtcaaaaactaaactaaaaaacCAATGGAATATAGCTAGAGTTCTCTTTAGCCAAGCTCAAATGGAGTCCCTTTTGTTACTTCACTCGGCCCGATCTACTAGTCCTCGAGGACATAAAACTAAAGGGATATCGGGCAGTGGAAGCCACTCAACTGACTGAGAATCACCTGCATCAGCTGATGCGTTCCGTGGCAGCCTTTCATGCCGCCAGTCTGATTTACGAGCATCAGACCAAAGTGAATATTGGGGAAGCCTATGGCGATCAATTGCTGGAGGTAACAGTTGCTTCGGAGATAGCCTGGTTTACTACTGGCCTCTCTGCGGTGCTGGCTGCCGTACGAAGTCTTCCCCAGTATCAGGGAGACAGGGAACTCAATTTCATTGACAaccagctgctggcgatcaTGGAAGGCATCTATGAGCAGGCGAAGCCTTCAATCAAGTACAGGAATGTGCTTTGTCATCGCGATCTTTGGGTGGGAAATACCTTCTATCCACGCGAAGAAATCGGGGCCGCTCTCCTTGTAGACTTTCAGACCTGTCGGTACACTCCGCCTGCACAGGATCTAGGCTTTAGTTTGTATATGAATCTCACATCAGCGTGTCGAAGGCAAATGGAAAAGACCTGCATTGATGTGTACTACAATAATTTGGTGGAGAATCTCTCAGAGTTTGGCCTCCAGGCAGAGCTCCTGTTGTCCAAATCAGAGCTCCTGGAATCCTTTGAGGAGTTTCGTTTATTTGGGATTGTCTATCGCGCTGTGGCGGCTACCATCATTAAGGTGCCAGCCGCCTTTGTGACCA
The sequence above is a segment of the Drosophila miranda strain MSH22 chromosome 4, D.miranda_PacBio2.1, whole genome shotgun sequence genome. Coding sequences within it:
- the LOC108161798 gene encoding sodium channel protein Nach produces the protein MDKSNEQESLARDTVLRSGSLTISFGLEFIEKRAAMRFSRSIEEYLSNSTLHGARFIVDKDASWLERIFWVICLVVSWYASWLLIKASLSAFENNAISFVVESSYRDWNTNFPAIIVCESKNMDRIQEVAEQLWGADHDFTLEEVLSEIAFFRGESYHTVHECSGEESTASCFYSNFSYYAQLVRSSCVDSISNCEWNNKPFECCKYFHRMETELGICYAINSLQAGKNKGPKLNMYSNRYTGPGTLTMELHTEATVFILGNEEVPTLVTPKTDFLVVGPYISFTRYISKRDIENDEEIRQTSVYQRNCRFADENILGVHNYYSYSACTVQCRKDRQMELCNCSSHLSPNSPDWQLCNMDGLECLNRNYEDLSVIIAKWSKRRGRKGLVCDCLPSCTEVDITTVSDSKDNMVGEQDSVSRIEVGLIELPTERYKRNLVRGKLDLVVSIGGTTGLFVGASLLSFVEIFYYITIRPYTTYMDARLKRMVFD
- the LOC108164167 gene encoding LOW QUALITY PROTEIN: uncharacterized protein LOC108164167 (The sequence of the model RefSeq protein was modified relative to this genomic sequence to represent the inferred CDS: inserted 1 base in 1 codon), whose product is MLLSRLECVKILENLTNCESKLLDYQVVRDDTAVGYLGDYYALTISYCNAEQEEIIQKAQLFIKTLPLKSAEVAKEAIFRKETWFYETMLSKMQQYSKLKWSPFCYFTRPDLLVLEDIKLKGYRAVEATQLTENHLHQLMRSVAAFHAASLIYEHQTKVNIGEAYGDQLLEVTVASEIAWFTTGLSAVLAAVRSLPQYQGDRELNFIDNQLLAIMEGIYEQAKPSIKYRNVLCHRDLWVGNTFYPREEIGAALLVDFQTCRYTPPAQDLGFSLYMNLTSACRRQMEKTCIDVYYNNLVENLSEFGLQAELLLSKSELLESFEEFRLFGIVYRAVAATIIKVPAAFVTNDFKYVDRSGVILXYMETNQEFRSYMEECCVDVMNLALDRANM